Proteins encoded within one genomic window of Flavobacterium gilvum:
- a CDS encoding tetratricopeptide repeat protein, whose protein sequence is MNRKFVMLSIVLLINAGAYAQKDQIKDAQSLFESGKPHDALGILKKIEYLIYNSNDDIKSDFYFLKGNVFKDLASKKIDVDANLSSASEAYQELIKAENEVGKYKYTLQANVALRGIKSKFVDGAVEDLKASKFKESAEKSFKAYQYDKKDTINLFNAASTALAAKDYDSAIKYYEELKKVNYSGKGITYYAVNKKTKQEESFTSVGARSASIAAGLHEKPRDQFSPSKKFEIEKTLAYIYLEKNDLAKSEICYTKVLEMDPNYIDGYINLSYIKMQSKKDLMDQMAALGTSPKEMELYDKLKIKKDDLAKSAIPYLKKALVIEPKNQDVMKSLLNVYRSLDMMNEYNALKVSM, encoded by the coding sequence ATGAACAGAAAATTTGTAATGCTATCAATAGTATTATTGATAAATGCTGGTGCGTATGCACAAAAGGATCAAATAAAAGATGCCCAATCACTCTTTGAAAGCGGAAAACCACATGACGCTTTGGGAATTTTGAAAAAAATTGAATATCTGATTTATAATTCAAATGACGATATAAAGTCGGATTTCTATTTTTTGAAAGGTAATGTTTTTAAAGATTTAGCTTCAAAAAAAATTGATGTCGATGCTAATCTTTCTTCCGCATCCGAGGCTTATCAGGAGCTTATTAAAGCAGAGAATGAAGTAGGTAAATACAAATATACTTTGCAGGCCAATGTTGCCTTGAGAGGAATTAAATCGAAGTTTGTTGATGGAGCCGTAGAAGATTTAAAAGCTAGTAAATTTAAAGAAAGCGCAGAAAAAAGTTTTAAGGCATATCAATACGACAAAAAAGATACCATCAACTTATTTAATGCTGCTTCTACAGCACTAGCGGCAAAAGATTATGATTCAGCCATTAAATATTATGAAGAACTAAAAAAAGTAAATTATTCTGGCAAAGGGATAACTTATTACGCTGTGAACAAAAAAACGAAACAAGAGGAAAGTTTCACTTCGGTAGGTGCTAGAAGTGCCAGTATTGCAGCAGGTTTACATGAAAAACCAAGAGATCAGTTTTCACCCTCTAAAAAGTTTGAAATCGAGAAAACACTGGCTTACATTTATTTAGAAAAAAATGATTTGGCAAAATCTGAAATTTGTTATACTAAAGTTTTGGAAATGGATCCCAATTATATTGATGGCTATATTAATTTGTCATACATTAAAATGCAATCCAAAAAGGATTTAATGGATCAAATGGCCGCTCTTGGCACCAGTCCAAAAGAAATGGAACTTTATGATAAATTAAAAATTAAAAAAGATGATTTAGCAAAAAGTGCTATTCCTTATTTAAAAAAGGCATTGGTTATAGAACCCAAAAATCAAGATGTTATGAAGTCACTTTTAAATGTTTATAGGTCTTTGGATATGATGAATGAATACAATGCTTTGAAGGTAAGTATGTAG
- a CDS encoding tetratricopeptide repeat protein: protein MKSRYVIMVSALFLSVAGIAQKNEIKAAEKALKAGNSAEAITILTGAESLTASAPDAEKAQFLFVKGNAYLDLANKKVEEGKNLDLAAKAYQQLVEVEKVSGKAKYSVQAATSITDIKNKLINAAIEDTKKDKNIDGAQKLYSAYLLEKKDTINLYYAASTYVNAKDYDNALKLYEELKKLNYSGKTTYYYAVNKVTNQEDFFATAAERDRLVKMGTHEKPRLEHIPSKRGEIYKNIALIYVQQGKADLAKKAVADARKSNPDDTSLILTEANLYLESKDMETYKKLIAEALQKNPNDVDLIFNLGVVSATAKNYAEAEKFYKKVMELDPKYINAYINLAAMKLDDEKVIIDEMNKLGTSATDMKRYDVLKKKREDLFKSTIPYLQKAVELDPKNVDVAKTLLNVYSALEMTSEYKALKAKM from the coding sequence ATGAAAAGTAGATATGTAATAATGGTTTCAGCATTATTTTTATCAGTTGCGGGCATAGCCCAAAAAAATGAAATAAAAGCGGCTGAGAAAGCGCTAAAAGCAGGGAATTCTGCTGAAGCTATTACAATTTTAACTGGTGCAGAGTCTTTGACAGCGAGTGCCCCGGATGCTGAGAAAGCACAATTTTTATTTGTAAAAGGAAATGCATATTTGGATTTAGCAAATAAAAAAGTAGAGGAAGGCAAGAACTTAGATCTTGCAGCAAAAGCTTATCAACAATTAGTAGAGGTTGAAAAAGTTTCTGGAAAAGCTAAATATTCAGTTCAAGCTGCAACGTCTATAACAGATATTAAAAACAAGCTGATCAATGCTGCTATCGAAGATACCAAAAAAGACAAGAATATTGATGGTGCCCAAAAATTATATTCAGCTTATTTGCTAGAGAAAAAAGACACAATCAATCTTTATTATGCAGCATCAACTTATGTGAATGCTAAGGATTATGATAATGCTCTTAAGTTGTATGAAGAGTTGAAAAAACTGAACTATTCAGGGAAAACAACTTACTATTATGCGGTTAACAAAGTAACGAATCAAGAAGACTTTTTTGCTACTGCTGCAGAAAGAGATCGTTTGGTGAAAATGGGAACCCACGAAAAACCAAGACTTGAACACATACCTTCAAAAAGAGGTGAGATTTATAAAAATATTGCGTTGATTTATGTACAGCAAGGTAAAGCTGATTTAGCTAAAAAAGCGGTTGCCGATGCTAGAAAATCCAATCCAGATGATACTTCATTAATCTTGACTGAAGCTAATTTATATCTTGAATCAAAAGATATGGAGACTTACAAAAAGTTAATTGCTGAAGCTTTGCAAAAAAATCCAAACGATGTTGATTTGATTTTCAATTTGGGTGTTGTTAGTGCTACTGCTAAAAATTACGCTGAGGCCGAGAAATTCTATAAAAAAGTTATGGAATTGGATCCAAAGTATATCAATGCCTATATCAATTTGGCTGCAATGAAGCTAGATGATGAGAAAGTAATCATTGATGAAATGAATAAATTAGGTACTTCAGCTACAGACATGAAGCGTTATGATGTTTTGAAAAAGAAACGTGAGGATTTGTTCAAAAGTACAATCCCATATTTGCAAAAAGCTGTTGAATTGGACCCTAAAAATGTTGATGTTGCAAAAACATTGTTGAATGTTTACAGTGCACTAGAAATGACTTCAGAGTATAAAGCTTTGAAAGCAAAAATGTAG
- the gyrA gene encoding DNA gyrase subunit A translates to MSEGEKLIPINIEDEMKSAYIDYSMSVIVSRALPDVRDGLKPVHRRVLYGMHELGVFSNKAHKKSARIVGEVLGKYHPHGDTSVYDAMVRMAQEWSMRYLLVDGQGNFGSVDGDSPAAMRYTEARMRKISEEIMSDIEKETVDFQLNFDDTLYEPKVMPTRVPTLLVNGATGIAVGMATNMPPHNLTEVVNGTLAYIDNNEIEIDELMHHIKAPDFPTGGVIYGYEGVREAFKTGRGRIVMRAKVGFEEVDGRECIIVSEIPYQVNKADMIKRTADLVNEKKIDGIANIRDESDRNGMRIVYILKRDATPNVVLNTLYKFTQLQSSFSVNNIALVNGRPQMLNLKDLIHYFVEHRHDVVVRRTRFELRKAEERAHILEGLIIASDNIDEVIALIRGSKNTDEAREKLIERFKLSDIQARAIVEMRLRQLTGLEQDKLRAEYEELMKLIDHLKSLLADVNLRTELIKEELVEIRDKYGDARRSQIEYSGGDVSIEDLIADENVVITISHAGYIKRTNLSEYKTQNRGGVGQKSAGTRDQDFLEHMYVATNHQYMMFFTQKGKCFWMRVYEIPEGSKTAKGRAIQNLVNIESDDKVKAFICTQDLKDKDYITTHNLVMVTKQGQVKKTSLEKYSKPRVNGVAAITIKEGDELLEAQLTNGESQIILAVKSGKLVRFEETKTRPMGRTASGVRGITLKDDTDEVIGMVTVDKKDINDSQILVVTENGYGKRTKLVDEDGEDVYRITNRGGKGVKTLNITEKTGKLISISAVTDADDLMIINKSGLTIRMAIEDLRVMGRATQGVKLINLKGNDSIAAVTKVMKDDVDEVVVDEEGNVIEDAVIERVKPVMEVLEDDGSVEEDEEDEDDAPEDDDSDENEEDDSDDEK, encoded by the coding sequence ATGTCTGAAGGAGAAAAGTTGATTCCTATTAATATTGAAGATGAAATGAAATCTGCTTACATCGATTATTCGATGTCTGTAATTGTTTCCAGAGCGCTTCCTGATGTAAGAGATGGATTGAAACCGGTTCATCGAAGAGTACTTTACGGAATGCATGAATTAGGAGTTTTTTCAAATAAAGCCCATAAAAAATCGGCAAGAATTGTTGGGGAAGTACTAGGAAAGTATCACCCACACGGAGATACTTCTGTTTATGATGCAATGGTTCGTATGGCTCAGGAATGGAGTATGCGTTACCTGTTAGTTGACGGACAAGGTAACTTTGGTTCCGTTGATGGTGACAGTCCGGCAGCAATGCGTTATACGGAAGCCAGAATGCGTAAGATTTCGGAAGAAATCATGTCAGATATAGAAAAAGAAACTGTCGATTTTCAGTTGAATTTTGATGATACTTTGTACGAACCGAAAGTGATGCCCACAAGGGTTCCTACTTTGTTGGTAAATGGTGCAACCGGTATTGCAGTAGGTATGGCGACAAATATGCCCCCTCATAACCTGACAGAAGTAGTTAATGGTACATTAGCTTATATTGACAATAATGAGATTGAAATTGATGAATTAATGCATCATATCAAAGCACCGGATTTCCCAACAGGAGGTGTTATTTATGGTTATGAAGGAGTCCGTGAAGCTTTCAAAACAGGTAGAGGCAGAATTGTAATGCGTGCCAAAGTAGGTTTTGAAGAAGTTGATGGAAGAGAATGTATCATCGTTTCTGAGATTCCATACCAAGTTAATAAGGCAGATATGATTAAACGTACTGCTGATTTGGTTAATGAAAAGAAAATTGACGGTATTGCCAACATCCGTGACGAATCGGATCGTAACGGTATGCGTATTGTTTATATTTTGAAAAGAGATGCTACGCCAAATGTGGTGTTGAATACTTTGTATAAATTTACGCAATTGCAATCTTCCTTTAGTGTAAATAATATTGCTTTGGTAAATGGTCGTCCGCAAATGTTGAATCTTAAAGATTTGATTCACTATTTTGTAGAACACAGACATGATGTAGTAGTTCGTAGAACCCGTTTTGAATTGCGTAAAGCAGAAGAAAGAGCTCATATTCTTGAAGGGTTAATTATTGCTTCGGATAATATTGATGAAGTAATTGCATTAATCAGAGGGTCTAAAAATACGGATGAAGCAAGGGAAAAATTAATCGAAAGATTTAAACTGTCCGATATTCAAGCTCGAGCGATTGTTGAAATGCGTTTGCGTCAGTTGACTGGTCTTGAGCAAGATAAGTTAAGAGCTGAGTATGAAGAATTGATGAAATTAATTGATCACTTAAAATCATTATTGGCAGATGTTAACTTGCGTACAGAATTGATTAAAGAAGAATTAGTAGAAATTCGTGATAAATATGGCGATGCCCGTCGATCTCAAATTGAATATTCTGGAGGTGATGTAAGTATCGAAGACTTGATTGCTGATGAAAATGTGGTTATCACGATATCGCACGCAGGTTATATCAAACGTACAAACCTTTCTGAGTATAAAACACAAAATAGAGGAGGAGTTGGTCAAAAAAGTGCAGGAACAAGAGATCAAGATTTCTTGGAACACATGTATGTGGCAACAAATCACCAATATATGATGTTCTTTACCCAAAAAGGGAAATGTTTCTGGATGCGTGTCTATGAAATCCCGGAAGGAAGCAAAACTGCTAAAGGTAGAGCAATCCAAAATTTAGTTAATATTGAAAGCGACGATAAAGTAAAAGCGTTTATCTGTACTCAGGATTTAAAAGATAAAGACTATATCACTACTCACAACCTTGTAATGGTAACTAAACAAGGTCAGGTTAAGAAAACTTCTTTGGAGAAATATTCTAAACCAAGAGTTAATGGAGTTGCGGCAATTACAATCAAAGAAGGAGATGAGTTACTGGAAGCCCAATTGACAAATGGTGAAAGCCAAATCATCCTTGCAGTTAAATCAGGTAAATTGGTTCGTTTTGAAGAAACAAAAACGCGTCCGATGGGAAGGACTGCTTCTGGTGTTCGCGGAATTACTTTGAAAGATGATACTGACGAAGTTATCGGTATGGTAACTGTTGATAAAAAGGATATTAATGATTCGCAAATTTTAGTTGTAACCGAGAATGGATACGGTAAGCGTACCAAATTGGTTGACGAAGACGGCGAAGATGTTTATAGAATTACAAACCGTGGTGGTAAAGGAGTAAAAACCCTTAATATTACTGAGAAAACTGGTAAGTTGATTTCTATAAGTGCCGTAACAGATGCCGATGATTTAATGATTATCAATAAATCAGGATTGACTATCAGAATGGCAATCGAAGATTTACGAGTAATGGGTCGTGCCACTCAAGGTGTTAAATTGATTAACCTGAAAGGAAACGATTCTATTGCTGCAGTTACTAAGGTAATGAAAGATGACGTCGATGAAGTTGTAGTCGATGAAGAAGGAAATGTTATTGAAGATGCTGTTATCGAAAGAGTAAAACCTGTTATGGAAGTTCTTGAAGATGATGGAAGCGTAGAAGAAGATGAAGAAGATGAAGATGATGCGCCAGAAGATGATGATTCGGACGAAAATGAAGAAGATGATTCTGATGATGAAAAATAG